The DNA window GTTCCATCGCGTCCTGCGCCTGCCGTGTGCCGGAACTTCGTTGTGATGACCGCACACAGGCCTCCGTACGAATCCTTGCGAAAAATCCTCTGGGAGCGCACGCCTCCGGCGTGCCCGGTGAGCCCCTGTGGAAACGGACACGTCCGGCTCTCCCGGACACATCACCGTCGGCCTCGACAATCCGAGGACCGAAAGCGGTCGGTCTTGCGCCGCCGCTCCGAACTGTGAATGCTCTGAGAAATCGGCTCCCCTCGAGGGCCAGTAGGAGAAATCGGCGATCCAGGCCGAAGGGTTTGACAAACCTGCGCCGCCGACTCAGAATGTCGGCCGTGGTCACGCCGGGAGCGATGAACACGGGTCACCATTTGTGCGAATCCCTGTCTGCGGATAATGACTTTTGTGGGAGGCAAACCATGATCAAGCATGCGCATGACGCGTCTCTTCCTTCACGGTCTCGGGGAAAACAGTGGGGGAGGTGTCGGACGTCCTTCGCCTGTGTTTGTGGACTTATCCTCATCATCGGGTTATTTGCTGCGGTGGGTGGAAATTCCTTGCGGGCTGTTCAGGACCGTCGGCCCTTCACCTTCGATGACATGATGGCCATCAAACGAGTAGCCGAACCTCAGCTTTCGCCGGATGGTCGGACGATTGCCTTCAGCCTGACCCTTGTCAATAAGGCAGCCAATACGCGCACAAGCGACCTGTGGCTGGTTCCCATCTCAGGGGGAAGGCCGCGTCAACTGACGGCGCATCCGGCCCTGGACAGCCGCCCCCGCTGGTCTCCCGACGGGAAAAAGATCGCCTTCATCTCGACGCGGGATGGAACGCCGCAAATCTGGATCATTGATGTCGGTGGAGGAGAGTCGCGCCGTCTCACGTCTCTTTCCACCGGAGCTGAGGGTCTCATCTGGTCGCCGACGGGCGAATATTTGGCATTTGTCTCCGAGGTCTATCCCGACTGTTCCACCGATGAGTGCAATCGGAAACGGGATGATGAGCGGGCAAAAAGTCCGATCAAGGCCAAACTGATTGATCGGCTACTCTATCGCCACTGGAATGCCTGGAAGGACGGCAAGCGCAGTCATCTTTTCCTCGTGTCGGTGGCCGATGGTCAGGTGCGGGACCTCACACCGGGCGATGCCGATGTTCCTCCCTTCTCGCTGGGTGGGCCGGACGATTACGCCTTCTCGCCGGATGGACGCGAGATCTGTTTTGTTCGCAAAGAGAGTCGGGATGAAGCGATCAGCACCAACAGCGATCTGTGGATCGTGCCGGTGACGGGCGGCGAGCCGAAGCGCATCACGACCAATCCCGGAGCCGATGCCTCGCCGTTGTATTCGCCCGACGGTCGCTTCATCGCCTATCGGTCTCAGGAACGCGCGGGCTTCGAGTCGGATCGCTGGCAGCTCATGCTCTACGATCGGCAGACCGGGACGGTGACGAGCCTCACTCAAACACTCGATCGTCCCGTGGAGGAATTTCTCTGGTCGCCCGATAGCCAGAAGATTTATTTCACCACGTCGGATGAGGGCAGCGGCCCCATTTCGGTCCTCTCACTCTCCAGCCGGCGGATCGAGAAGATCGTTCCCGGTGGCGTCAACGATGGGCTTCAGATCACGCCCGATGGGCGGACACTGGTCTTCACCCGTCAGACGCTCAGTCAGCCGGCGGAAATTTTCCGGGTTCAGACCGATGGTCGAGATCTCGCGCCGGTGACGGGATTGAACGACGATCTGGTCGCTCGAATCGCCTGGGGACAGGTCGAATCCGTCTGGTACACGGGAGCGGATGGAACCAGAATTCACGCCTGGGTGATCAAGCCGCCGGGATTCGATCCGACGAGGAAATATCCCCTGCTCGTTCTCATTCACGGCGGGCCGCAAAGCGTCTGGGCTGATCTCTTCCACTACCGCTGGAACGGACAACTGTTTGCGGCTGCCGGATATGTCATCTTCATGCCCAATCCCCGCGGCAGCGTGGGCTTCGGACAGAAATTCACCGATGAAATCAGCGGCGACTGGGGCGGCAAGGTCTACGACGACGTGATGAAGGGCGTGGACTACATGATCAGTCTCGGATATGTGGATCAGGATCGCATCGGAGCCGCGGGTGGATCCTACGGCGGATACCTGGTCAACTGGATCGCCGGTCACACGGATCGGTTCAAGGCGCTCGTCTCACATGCGGGCGTATTCAACCTGACGAGCATGTACGGAGCGACCGAAGAATTGTGGTTCCCCGAATGGGAGTTTCGCGGCACTCCCTGGACCAATCGCGAACTGTACGAGCGGTGGTCGCCTCACAACTTCGTGAAAAATTTCAAGACGCCGACGCTCGTCATTCACGGGGAACTCGATTATCGCGTTCCCATCGGAGAGGGCTTGCAGATGTTCACCGCGCTACAGCGGATGGGCGTTCCCTCGAAACTGCTTTATTTCCCTGATGAGGGCCATTGGGTGCTCAAGCCGCAGAACAGCGAGCTGTGGTATCGCACCGTCATCGAGTGGTTCGATACCTACCTCAAGCGGGCCCGGGGATAAGTAACGGCGGTTCGCATCGAAAGCAAGACGACGGGGGACGAAAAGAGGGAGAGTCCCTTGGGGCGGACCGTTCCTTTCCGCTCACTCGCTCATCAGGAAGATCAGCGGGCGCACATCTTCTTCCGGAGTCCATTCCCAGTAGCGCAGCAAAATGGTATAGACCATCAGTCCAACCTCTCCTTCGCCCCAGAGCAGGTACCTCAGCGCCTGGGTCATCAGGTTCTGCCGCGAGAGTCCGAGGAAGAGACTGATCGGATCAATCAGCTCGCTGATATAGGCGATGGTGTTGGCGATGGCCACCGCTCCGGAGACCTCGATGAAGTAATTCTCCCCTTCCTTCCGCACCTTCACTCGCAAGCGAGCGAGGAACTCGCTGCGATTGTCAATGAGCGTGACGTGAATGAACGCTAGCGGACCGGTGATCAAGTAATAGCGCCGGATCTCCTCCGCCTTTCGGGCGCAGGCGGCGGGATTGAACGTGCGAATGGGAACGAGA is part of the Blastocatellia bacterium genome and encodes:
- a CDS encoding S9 family peptidase produces the protein MIKHAHDASLPSRSRGKQWGRCRTSFACVCGLILIIGLFAAVGGNSLRAVQDRRPFTFDDMMAIKRVAEPQLSPDGRTIAFSLTLVNKAANTRTSDLWLVPISGGRPRQLTAHPALDSRPRWSPDGKKIAFISTRDGTPQIWIIDVGGGESRRLTSLSTGAEGLIWSPTGEYLAFVSEVYPDCSTDECNRKRDDERAKSPIKAKLIDRLLYRHWNAWKDGKRSHLFLVSVADGQVRDLTPGDADVPPFSLGGPDDYAFSPDGREICFVRKESRDEAISTNSDLWIVPVTGGEPKRITTNPGADASPLYSPDGRFIAYRSQERAGFESDRWQLMLYDRQTGTVTSLTQTLDRPVEEFLWSPDSQKIYFTTSDEGSGPISVLSLSSRRIEKIVPGGVNDGLQITPDGRTLVFTRQTLSQPAEIFRVQTDGRDLAPVTGLNDDLVARIAWGQVESVWYTGADGTRIHAWVIKPPGFDPTRKYPLLVLIHGGPQSVWADLFHYRWNGQLFAAAGYVIFMPNPRGSVGFGQKFTDEISGDWGGKVYDDVMKGVDYMISLGYVDQDRIGAAGGSYGGYLVNWIAGHTDRFKALVSHAGVFNLTSMYGATEELWFPEWEFRGTPWTNRELYERWSPHNFVKNFKTPTLVIHGELDYRVPIGEGLQMFTALQRMGVPSKLLYFPDEGHWVLKPQNSELWYRTVIEWFDTYLKRARG